CGGCAAAACCGTCACCGTCAACCTACGCGCACTGAAAAAACAACTCTATCTGTGCCTGATGAGCGTCAACGCGCTAGAGGCGATCCGCTTCTACGTCAGCTTCGCCTGCTCGTTCGCCTTCGCGGAACGTGAACTGATGGAAGGTAACGCCAAGATCATCAAATTGATTGCCCGTGATGAAGCGCTACACCTCACTGGCACTCAGCATATGCTTAACCTGATGCGTTCCGGTGCTGATGATCCAGAGATGGCAGAAATCGCCGTAGAATGCCAGCAGCAGTGCTACGATCTGTTCGTGCTGGCCGCCCAACAGGAAAAAGAGTGGGCAGAATACCTGTTCCGTGACGGCTCCATGATCGGCCTGAACAAGGACATTTTGTGTCAGTATGTGGAGTACATCAGCAATATCCGCATGCAGGCAGTTGGCCTTGAGCTGCCATTCAAAACCCGCTCCAACCCGATCCCCTGGATCAACGCTTGGCTGGTGTCCGACAACGTACAGGTAGCACCACAGGAAGTAGAAGTCAGCTCTTATCTGGTTGGTCAGATCGACGCAGAAGTGCATGCCGATGATCTGAGCGATTTCGAGCTATAAGCGATGGCGACACCTACCGTGAAGCTGCGTACCACCGGTACGCAGTTTACCTGCCCAAAAAGTGAACACTGCCTGCTTGAGGTACTGGAACTGCATGCGGTTGAAGTGGAGTACCAGTGTCGCTCTGGCTACTGTGGTGCCTGCCGCCTGAAGCTGGTGAAAGGGGAAGTGGCCTATTGCCAACCACCGCTGGCGTTAATCAATGACGGCGAGATCCTGCCCTGCTGTTGCATGCCGCTAACGGACATCGAGCTGGATATCTGATTCACAATAATAGACTGCAATCATCTGGATATCCCCCTGTGACTTGCGAGTTGCCGCGTTGTTGGTTGCAGTTTGAAAAGCGCCGGGTATAAATAGCAAAATCGTAATATAGACAACAGGTAACCTGTGAATCACATGCTTTAACCGCAGAAGGGCTACCATAGCGATATCTATCCGCCTTGTCGCACACACAGTGCCCAAGACGAACAGTCTCAAATAATCGCAGTAAAGAGTAACAGCATTCCCATAACATGAGTTCCCACTATAATATTAGGATTAATAAAGGATACTTCACTGCCATCAAGCATTCTTTACTCGACGATCTCAATAATCTCCAACCCACTGTTTTTGCCACACACTTGGCCACCGTCCAACCAGCGCCGCAGCATGTCCAACGCCAGCATTGCCACCGATGCTTGTCGCAGTTGCAAGCTGTGGTGAGAGGCGCGGTAACGCACGGTTTGCCCCATGCCGCCGCGCGGCGTGTGCAGTACAACGCTAACCTGATC
The sequence above is drawn from the Serratia symbiotica genome and encodes:
- the yfaE gene encoding class I ribonucleotide reductase maintenance protein YfaE encodes the protein MATPTVKLRTTGTQFTCPKSEHCLLEVLELHAVEVEYQCRSGYCGACRLKLVKGEVAYCQPPLALINDGEILPCCCMPLTDIELDI
- the nrdB gene encoding class Ia ribonucleoside-diphosphate reductase subunit beta, which produces MAYTTFSQNKNNPLLEPMFFGQSVNVARYDQQKHEIFEKLIEKQLSFFWRPEEVDVSRDRIDYQALPEHEKHIFISNLKYQTLLDSIQGRSPNVALLPLISIPELETWVETWSFSETIHSRSYTHIIRNIVNDPALVFDDIVTNEEILKRAKDISGYYDDLIEMTSYYHLLGEGRHQVNGKTVTVNLRALKKQLYLCLMSVNALEAIRFYVSFACSFAFAERELMEGNAKIIKLIARDEALHLTGTQHMLNLMRSGADDPEMAEIAVECQQQCYDLFVLAAQQEKEWAEYLFRDGSMIGLNKDILCQYVEYISNIRMQAVGLELPFKTRSNPIPWINAWLVSDNVQVAPQEVEVSSYLVGQIDAEVHADDLSDFEL